From the genome of Streptomyces sp. V1I1, one region includes:
- a CDS encoding FadR/GntR family transcriptional regulator yields MSAVDKAFHGLRHMIATGRLGAGERIPPENELCEELGVSRGPLREAVRMLVALRIVEPRHGSGTYVSQLRPEDIIGSLSLTVDLLPLSGLLEVYELRRVLESHVAAQAAARVTPEALKTIFGHIEAMEAMEAMEDPSKISEIDHRFHTAIARIGGNPTLESLLGVFRARSRAYQVFTLPESAEIKRASDEEHRAIATAIANRDPVAAASAAATHVAHTERWLHAFLPPEAGESPSTSS; encoded by the coding sequence ATGTCCGCAGTCGACAAGGCATTTCACGGCCTCAGGCACATGATCGCCACAGGTCGTCTCGGCGCGGGGGAGCGTATTCCGCCCGAGAACGAGTTGTGCGAGGAGCTTGGCGTGTCCCGGGGGCCCCTCCGTGAAGCGGTGCGGATGCTCGTGGCGCTGCGTATCGTCGAGCCGCGTCATGGCTCGGGGACCTACGTGTCCCAGCTGCGGCCGGAAGACATCATCGGCAGCCTGTCGTTGACAGTCGACCTCCTGCCGCTGAGCGGGCTGCTCGAGGTGTACGAGCTCCGGCGCGTTCTGGAATCCCACGTCGCTGCCCAGGCGGCTGCTCGTGTGACGCCCGAAGCGCTGAAGACGATCTTCGGGCACATCGAGGCGATGGAGGCCATGGAGGCGATGGAGGACCCATCCAAGATCTCCGAGATCGACCACCGCTTCCACACGGCGATCGCGCGGATCGGAGGCAACCCGACTTTGGAGTCCCTGCTCGGCGTGTTCCGCGCGCGTTCTCGCGCCTACCAGGTGTTCACGCTTCCCGAGAGCGCTGAGATCAAGCGTGCAAGCGATGAGGAGCACCGGGCGATTGCCACCGCGATCGCCAACCGGGACCCTGTCGCCGCCGCCAGTGCGGCGGCGACCCATGTCGCTCACACGGAGAGATGGCTGCACGCCTTTCTGCCGCCTGAGGCGGGGGAGAGCCCGAGTACGTCGTCGTGA
- a CDS encoding dihydrofolate reductase family protein, whose product MQDHPSGAGRGDQARAAQRGGVGENSGICCTRRRQLSVPTAGSYVLMAGFWPTADTGPSSSRPLVEFAGIWRDMPKIVFSRTLERADWNTTIVRDVVVEEIMALKAQPGGDMALGGADLTAAFMQHDLIDEYRLYIHPVLIGRGKPLFPASDAKTDLRLAETRTFGNGVVLLRYQRTEASSPK is encoded by the coding sequence GTGCAGGACCACCCGTCCGGCGCGGGCCGTGGTGATCAGGCCCGCGCCGCGCAGCGCGGCGGTGTGGGCGAAAACAGTGGCATTTGCTGCACCCGCCGGCGGCAGCTCTCGGTACCTACGGCGGGCAGCTACGTACTCATGGCCGGGTTCTGGCCAACCGCCGACACCGGCCCCTCAAGTAGCCGGCCCCTGGTGGAGTTTGCCGGTATCTGGCGGGACATGCCCAAGATCGTGTTCTCCAGGACCCTGGAGCGGGCCGACTGGAACACCACCATCGTGCGGGACGTCGTCGTCGAGGAGATCATGGCGCTCAAGGCGCAGCCGGGCGGAGACATGGCGCTCGGGGGGGCCGACCTCACCGCGGCCTTCATGCAGCACGACTTGATCGACGAGTACCGCCTCTACATCCATCCGGTCCTCATTGGACGGGGCAAACCCCTGTTCCCGGCATCGGACGCCAAGACCGATCTCCGGCTCGCCGAGACCCGGACCTTCGGCAACGGGGTCGTCCTCCTCCGTTACCAGCGCACTGAGGCTTCCTCGCCGAAATGA
- a CDS encoding glutamate ABC transporter substrate-binding protein, with amino-acid sequence MKPCKSAALATIAVLAVALTATACDSESGSAGDGPTGSSDSGNQPTLPTYAVAKDVKIDSPILRKAQKAGKLVIGAKNDQPFLGFEDAGGKRSGFDIEIAKMIAADLGFSPDMIEFKTIDTRNREASISKGEVDLYVGTYTINDERKKTVGFAGPYYTAGADLLVRKNDGTISGPYSLQGKTVCSVKGSTAIKEIKKPDYNTTTIETSKYNECVQKLLNDEVDAVTTDDAILMGYAAQRPEKLKVVGSPFTEEPYGIGMNKDDKALRDAVSDAIEAHDKSGDHKRAYDATLGLSGSRYGGASMVERY; translated from the coding sequence ATGAAGCCCTGCAAGTCCGCCGCACTCGCGACGATCGCCGTGCTTGCGGTCGCCCTCACGGCAACCGCCTGTGACAGCGAGTCCGGCAGTGCCGGTGACGGGCCCACCGGTAGCTCGGACAGCGGGAACCAGCCGACGCTGCCCACGTACGCGGTCGCCAAGGACGTCAAGATCGACTCTCCGATCCTGCGGAAGGCCCAGAAGGCCGGCAAGCTCGTCATCGGCGCCAAGAACGACCAGCCGTTCCTCGGCTTCGAGGACGCGGGCGGCAAGCGGTCCGGCTTCGACATCGAGATCGCCAAGATGATCGCCGCCGACCTCGGGTTCTCGCCGGACATGATCGAATTCAAAACGATCGACACCCGCAACCGCGAGGCCTCCATCTCCAAGGGCGAGGTCGACCTGTACGTCGGCACGTACACGATCAACGACGAGCGCAAGAAGACGGTGGGATTCGCCGGCCCGTACTACACGGCGGGCGCCGACCTCCTGGTCCGCAAGAACGACGGGACGATCAGCGGTCCGTACTCTCTGCAGGGCAAGACGGTCTGCTCGGTCAAGGGCTCAACCGCGATCAAGGAGATCAAGAAGCCCGACTACAACACCACGACCATCGAAACGTCCAAGTACAACGAGTGCGTTCAGAAATTGCTCAACGACGAGGTCGATGCCGTCACCACGGACGATGCCATCCTCATGGGCTACGCAGCCCAGCGCCCCGAGAAGCTGAAGGTCGTCGGGAGCCCGTTCACCGAGGAGCCCTACGGCATCGGCATGAACAAGGATGACAAGGCGCTGCGTGACGCGGTTTCGGACGCCATCGAGGCGCACGACAAGAGCGGCGATCACAAGAGGGCATACGACGCGACGCTTGGCCTTTCCGGCTCCAGATACGGCGGGGCATCGATGGTCGAGCGCTACTGA
- a CDS encoding GNAT family N-acetyltransferase: MPELQRLRLDHAPALLAFEQENRAYFAASIPDRGDDYFAHFDARHRDLLAEQAAGLHFFHVLVGGGGEVLGRVNLIDVVDGSAELGYRIAERAARQGLATTAVLQTCALAATEYGLTTLRAVTTLDNAGSRAVLARTGFVPTGETLLGGRPGICYERDLSGLFRAPVA; the protein is encoded by the coding sequence ATGCCCGAACTCCAGCGCCTTCGCCTCGACCATGCCCCGGCCCTGCTCGCGTTCGAGCAGGAGAACCGGGCCTACTTCGCCGCGTCGATTCCAGACCGCGGCGACGACTACTTCGCCCATTTCGACGCACGGCACCGTGACCTGCTCGCCGAGCAGGCCGCCGGGCTGCACTTCTTCCATGTGCTGGTGGGCGGCGGTGGTGAGGTGCTGGGGCGGGTCAACCTGATCGATGTGGTGGACGGTTCCGCCGAACTCGGGTACCGGATCGCCGAGCGGGCCGCCCGTCAAGGCCTGGCCACGACCGCCGTCCTCCAGACATGCGCGCTGGCTGCTACGGAGTACGGTCTGACCACGCTGCGGGCCGTGACGACGCTCGACAACGCCGGCTCGCGAGCCGTGCTGGCCCGTACGGGATTCGTACCCACCGGCGAGACCCTGCTGGGCGGCCGCCCAGGGATCTGCTACGAACGTGACTTGAGTGGGCTGTTCCGGGCCCCCGTCGCGTGA
- a CDS encoding alpha/beta fold hydrolase: MATDLPGQVITPAHPGFGGTPRPDRLDSIARLAVLYRNLLDRLGLDDVTVVGNSIGGWIAAELALLHSPRVSRIILVNAVGIHVEDAPVTDISGLTPDELSRLSFHDPAPFRVDSASLTEQQLAANRKALAVYGGQPPMTDPSLRDRLGGITTPALVLWGESDEVVTPAYGRA, from the coding sequence ATGGCAACCGACTTGCCCGGCCAGGTGATCACCCCGGCACACCCCGGTTTCGGCGGTACGCCACGTCCGGACCGGCTCGACAGCATCGCCAGACTCGCCGTCCTCTACCGCAATCTGCTCGACCGGCTCGGCCTTGACGACGTCACCGTCGTCGGCAACTCCATCGGCGGCTGGATCGCCGCCGAACTCGCACTGCTGCACAGCCCGCGCGTCAGCCGCATCATCCTGGTCAACGCCGTCGGCATCCACGTCGAGGACGCTCCCGTCACCGACATCTCCGGGCTGACACCGGACGAACTGTCCCGGCTCAGCTTCCACGACCCGGCCCCGTTCCGCGTCGACTCCGCCTCGCTCACCGAACAGCAACTGGCCGCCAACCGGAAGGCGCTGGCCGTCTACGGCGGACAGCCGCCCATGACCGACCCGTCACTGCGCGACCGGCTCGGCGGCATCACCACACCCGCCCTCGTCCTCTGGGGTGAGAGCGACGAGGTTGTGACCCCCGCCTACGGACGCGCCTAA
- a CDS encoding MarR family winged helix-turn-helix transcriptional regulator, producing the protein MPWDALRHLDQSPEASLHDLAQLTFQTDQAFGTLAKRMIERGLIERVPGPGRAVRHRLTGHGRQVRQAGAEIVDRILADSFAPLTPHQRDLLGDLLDRLLAGGVPLPLLPPAEGPADGA; encoded by the coding sequence GTGCCGTGGGACGCCCTGCGCCACCTCGACCAGAGCCCCGAAGCGTCCCTGCACGACCTGGCACAGCTGACCTTCCAGACCGACCAGGCATTCGGCACACTGGCCAAGCGCATGATCGAGCGAGGCCTCATCGAACGCGTACCGGGACCCGGCCGCGCCGTACGCCACCGCCTCACCGGCCACGGCCGCCAGGTACGCCAGGCGGGCGCCGAGATCGTGGACCGCATCCTCGCCGACTCCTTCGCCCCGCTCACCCCCCACCAGCGCGACCTGCTCGGCGACTTGCTGGACCGTCTGCTCGCCGGCGGCGTACCTCTTCCGCTGTTGCCTCCCGCTGAGGGCCCTGCAGATGGCGCCTGA
- a CDS encoding DUF1996 domain-containing protein produces MTDNNASASRESAKSARKLAAAQAPMTINCPDVAVRLSSVPQEARPTVDNELAQLDTQVADAYGQLAAGGAKADQNWVRTRVLDPLSSQRRSTLDRIAAEIDRVSTSPEGLDSLASCTVKRDDVAPASASDAAAPGAPATSAPATSAPAPGASAPAVGGQAQTGPRRSDFVDIRKVRPNVANPRLQSNASRGTFKSRCGRNENKHFNPDNVIVAPGVSNGAHHMHDYVGNLETDAFSSNDDLATAGTTCTNGDRSTHYWPVLRLRNGKNEGDVNLPGGGQDGNVGRILQPASVQLTFRGSPVGKVTAMPTFLRIITGDAKAFTNGTANANASWSCTGFENRQLKDKYPLCPRGSNVVRTFKFQSCWDGQNTDSANHRTHVAFAQANGSCPKGFRAIPQLVQRITYKISPGSVFAVDSFPEQLHKPVTDHGDFINVMSSSLMRNAVSCINSGRRCG; encoded by the coding sequence ATGACCGACAACAACGCCTCGGCCAGCCGGGAATCCGCGAAATCCGCGCGCAAGCTGGCAGCGGCGCAGGCGCCGATGACCATCAACTGCCCTGATGTCGCAGTCCGTTTGTCGAGTGTGCCGCAGGAGGCGCGGCCGACTGTGGACAATGAACTGGCGCAGCTGGACACCCAGGTCGCGGATGCCTATGGGCAACTCGCCGCGGGTGGCGCGAAAGCCGACCAGAATTGGGTGCGCACGCGGGTGTTGGATCCGCTGTCGTCCCAGCGCCGCAGCACACTGGACCGTATTGCGGCCGAAATCGACCGGGTCTCGACCAGCCCGGAGGGCTTGGACTCGCTGGCGTCCTGCACGGTCAAGCGGGACGACGTGGCCCCCGCTTCCGCGTCCGACGCTGCAGCTCCCGGTGCCCCCGCTACGAGCGCCCCTGCTACGAGCGCTCCTGCTCCGGGTGCCTCCGCTCCGGCCGTAGGCGGTCAGGCGCAGACCGGTCCCCGAAGGTCGGATTTCGTGGACATCCGCAAGGTACGGCCCAATGTCGCCAACCCCCGTCTACAGTCCAATGCCTCCCGCGGAACGTTCAAGTCGCGCTGCGGGCGCAACGAGAACAAGCACTTCAACCCCGACAACGTGATCGTCGCCCCAGGCGTCAGCAACGGCGCCCACCACATGCACGACTACGTCGGCAATCTCGAGACCGACGCCTTCTCCAGCAATGACGACCTCGCCACCGCCGGGACGACATGCACCAACGGAGACCGCTCCACCCACTACTGGCCGGTCCTGCGACTGCGCAACGGAAAGAACGAGGGTGACGTAAACCTCCCCGGCGGAGGACAGGACGGCAACGTCGGGCGCATTCTCCAGCCCGCTTCAGTGCAACTCACCTTCCGCGGCAGCCCCGTCGGCAAAGTCACGGCGATGCCCACGTTCCTGCGCATCATCACCGGCGACGCCAAGGCGTTCACCAACGGAACAGCCAACGCGAACGCCTCGTGGAGCTGCACCGGCTTCGAGAACCGACAGCTGAAGGACAAGTACCCGCTGTGCCCGCGGGGCAGCAATGTGGTGCGTACGTTCAAGTTCCAGAGCTGCTGGGACGGTCAGAACACTGACAGTGCGAACCATCGTACGCATGTGGCCTTCGCCCAGGCCAACGGCTCGTGCCCCAAGGGGTTCCGGGCCATCCCGCAGCTGGTCCAGCGGATCACGTACAAGATTTCGCCCGGGTCGGTGTTCGCCGTCGACAGCTTCCCCGAGCAGTTGCACAAGCCGGTGACGGACCATGGCGACTTCATCAACGTGATGTCCTCGTCGCTGATGAGGAACGCAGTGAGCTGCATCAACAGCGGCCGTAGGTGCGGTTGA
- a CDS encoding SCO5918 family protein yields the protein MRCVIARFPFDLVKSDVQQSMTGIKPEPVTGDSVTIGRRTFPVKQVGEVITGQDRRDFTAGEVTRALTRLGFTCHTAPAVVRAPVPTPLETASAQLGTAARM from the coding sequence ATGCGCTGCGTCATCGCCCGCTTCCCCTTCGACCTGGTCAAGAGTGATGTTCAGCAATCGATGACGGGCATCAAGCCTGAACCCGTCACCGGTGACTCCGTGACCATCGGCCGCCGCACCTTCCCCGTCAAGCAGGTGGGCGAAGTGATCACCGGACAGGATCGCCGCGACTTCACCGCCGGCGAAGTGACCAGGGCGCTGACACGTCTCGGTTTCACCTGCCACACCGCCCCGGCGGTCGTCCGCGCACCGGTCCCCACCCCGCTCGAGACGGCGTCAGCACAGCTCGGAACAGCGGCGCGCATGTGA
- a CDS encoding CBS domain-containing protein translates to MTLILTQPRQTDRIGLTAADAMTSPGPQVSDDMIVDVALSVLIGAGVGHLIVRGEDDRCAGLVSRAQLTAYRSGSWYAEDTRLRDIVHDRGPFTLSETSLLEADYAMRARKLGASPVVDEDGYILGVLTLTR, encoded by the coding sequence TTGACGCTGATCCTCACGCAACCGCGGCAGACGGACCGGATCGGGCTGACCGCCGCCGACGCCATGACCTCACCGGGACCGCAAGTGAGCGATGACATGATCGTCGATGTCGCCCTGTCCGTCCTCATCGGCGCCGGCGTGGGGCACCTGATCGTTCGCGGTGAGGACGACCGCTGCGCCGGTCTGGTCTCCCGGGCCCAGCTCACCGCGTACCGCAGTGGCTCCTGGTACGCCGAGGACACGCGGTTGCGGGACATCGTCCACGACCGGGGGCCGTTCACCCTGTCCGAAACGTCGCTACTCGAAGCGGATTACGCCATGCGGGCCCGAAAGCTCGGTGCCTCGCCTGTGGTCGACGAGGACGGGTACATCCTCGGCGTCCTCACCCTCACACGCTGA